From Salvelinus namaycush isolate Seneca chromosome 9, SaNama_1.0, whole genome shotgun sequence:
TGATTTTAATGCATCTATTCTAAAGTGTGCTGTATGCTTTGCATGTCCACTTAACTGATATGAATGTATGTTAATGTATGCAAAGCCACTCTCATGTCACAGATATTTAGCACTGCTCTGAGCTGTGGTCCTGTGGTGATTCATTCTAAATTCAGCCATAGCTAATAATGTCAATGACTCGATAGCCTTCATTTGTCTCGTTCAGGCTGTCATGTAACATGATGCAGGGGGCATGATCAGAACATTATGCTATCATGTAAGCAAGAAAATACATGttacctctctctttccactGACAATCAGGTTTGTCTGCagatggaggaggatgtgttGTCGTGGCAACCAAATCCTACAGAGGGCTGGCTTGTACGCTGATGGGAGACAGTTGAAGCGCTTACCGCTGAGAACCTCCATCAAGCCCTCTTTCGTAATATAGTCATTTGTCCTAAGATAGTTTTCCCACCAGTGTCACAGGTTTTTCTTAGCTCCAAAGTGTGTCACTTTTCTAGGGCAGTGATTGAGGCCCATAGACTAGTAAGTGGAAAGAACAGGCTGGGTTTATGAGGACACACCTGGACTGTGGCGAGAGCTCTGTGTACCATTTTGTTTTCCTGTACTCACTCACCCAAACCTATTGGAAATTCCATTCTGACAGTCAGTGCCAGCCCAGTGGGCAATATCCTGCTTGAGTCAAGTGAGATGTGACTTAATTGTGAGTCAACTGGTGTCCCCATCACTCCTATCAGCAGTTTGTCACATCTAGGATCTGCACGTCTGTGTGTTCTCCATTTCCTCCTTAACTCCAGGATCTCACAGTGCTCTGAAAAAGCTGGCATCCAGTGAGAGTCGGAAGGAGCCAGAGAGGAGAGTGGGACCTAGACCAGCTGAGGTCAAGACCAGTCACCTGTCCCAGGCCCATCTGTTGGCCGGGGCAGTCAAGCGACGCAGGTGAGGCCAGGGgccaggttaatgagaagggtgtgcttgaaaggatgcacataactctgcagtATTGAGTTGTATTGGAGTCGCAGTCTtcaatcattttccacacacagtctatgcctgtatttagttttcatgctagtaaagggccgagaatccactattacgtaggtatgtggttgcaaacggtatcagtgtcttaacagcgcgatttgccaaggcaggatactctaagcgcagccctatccagacatCTGGCAGTGGCATCTGATTTAAATTAAATTTTTtgcagaaccgcttgttgcaatttcgatgaggctctcttgttcagatatcggtaagtggactggaggcagggcatgaaagggataccGAATCCAGgtgtttgtgtcatctgtttcgggaaagtaattgcgcacccaactcactcgggtgcttcgctatatcacatttgacattgtccgtaagcttgagttcatttgcacacaaaaaaatcatacaatgatggaaagacgtgtgttgtccttgttaatgcagacagagaagagccccaacttcttaatcatagcctcaattttgtcccgcacattgaatatagttgcggagagtccctgtaattctagattcagatcattcaggtgagaaaaaacatcacccagataggccagtcatgtgagaaactcgtcatcatggtCAGAAAGTAATGCTCAGTAAAGAActtttaagcttgtctctcaattgaaaaaaatgtgtcaatactatcaaggccccttgataaccagcgcacttctgtatgttgtaaaagtgttacatggtcgctgcccatatcattgcatagtgcagaaaatacacgagagttcaggggccttgctttaacaaagttaaccattttcattgTAGTGTTctaaacgtctttcaagctgtcaggcattcctttggcagcaagagcctctcggtggatgctgcagtgtacccaagtggcgtcgggagctactgcttgcacgcgcgttaccactccactatgtctccctgtcatggcttttgcgccatcagtacagataccaacacatcttgaccacaaaagtccatttgatgtcacaaagctgtccagtacttaaaaaatatcctctcctatTGTCcaggtttccagtggtttgcagaagaggatgtctttctTAATATACCCCCCATAAATGTAATGAACATATACCAGAAGCTGTTCCAGGCCCGTCACGtttgttgactcatccagctgtaatacatagaattcactggcttgtatgcaaagcagtacttgtttcaaaacatctcctgccatgtcactgatgcatcgtgaaacggtgttgtttgatgaaggcattgtctgtatagttttttgggcctttacCCCCAGCATTGTCCTagccatatctgcggcagcaggaagaattaagtcctccacaatagtatggggcttgcctgtcctagccactcggtagctcaccatataagactcttctagccccttcttattaatggtatctgttgcttttattcatgtcttactactcaaaaatcgtcttatttttcaaattggcatgttttgtttctaaatgtctgtgcaagagtgaaggtttcattgagttgtgagatagtacttttgcacatataacacaccgtggctgaggaaaggcactgctcccaatataagtgaaccccaaatcaatgtatttCTCATCATATTTGTGCCTCTCCTGCATTAAGTTGTGACATTATGAGTAGCCGTGATATGAGTCCCTGTCataactgtcagtgtccatgctagctgggctaacaacaaatgtagaattactgatgctagcattggatgtactcgtggaagcagaacaacattttcaatgacggcctaggaacagtgggttaactgccttgttcaggggcagaacgacagaattttaccttgtcagctcggggactcgatcttgcaacctttcggttataagtccaacactctaaccactaggctacctgccgccccagtagagctggtatgtgtctatggacgcgggccttactttttttttaaccatttatcaattttttgagcaaacggaatgagcagcagctacgtttggctacatatggaccgGTCGTGGAGTTCCCACGAGAGTAAcggttaattatttgactaggctacctgtatttgacatttttatttcgctgaacactagatggtttaattttatttttggcagtgaaatgaggctgctcaggcgagggggggggggaaactcaCCCAAATGTGTAGCCCCGTTAGAAAATataaatttatttaaaaaaaaataataataataattgtgtaCCCCAGACGGAattgcgcgtaccccagtttgggaatacctgtgtTAGAGGAGGTCACAATTATGGGGAGTGGTAGAGTAGGCTATGGCTTTCAGTATGGAGAACAGTGAATTGATCTGTAGGTTTCTGTGCCTTGTCTTACCTttctctctcctgcagctcctcacAGTCCTCAGACAATAGCAAGAAACAGAAGGTTGAGGAGTCTGCAGCATGGATTGGGGGCCAGACAGGTGGGCTGGAAGCGTCTCATATCACGGCTACTCATAATGTCACAACTTAATGCAGTAATAACACAAAGACTTATGTCTCAAACATTATGTGTTCACTGATATCAGTAAGTGTGACTGACAGTGTGTTGTGCTCTCAGAGCAGGAGGCGGGCGGAGATGCGGGTGAGCAGACCTCCACAGTAAAGACGACAGGCATCCTCCACCTGCCATCGGCCGCCGTGTGTGTGGGCATCCTGCCGGGCCTGGGAGCCTACTCCGGCAGCAGTGACTCTGAGTCCAGTAGCGACAGCGAAGGTAGTGTGGACAGGAGCATCTATAAAGAGAGAGTCTGCAGAtagacacacacattcacacagtctgCCAACACTTCTACTCCCATTGCTTTCACAGCTATATGACTTACTGTTGCTCTGTCATTTTGCAGCGTTTTTATCAAGTGTTTTCCAGCCCAAAGCTGCATCGTTGTGATTTACTTTCTTCATAATCACTAAATAATTAAAACCCCTTAAATGAACTTCAATGTCATTGTGGTTTTGATGTTGTGCATCCAAAtatgacacccccccccccttcctcccaaTATGACATCTCACACAGTTTAAATCCCTGGCAGCCTAACCTGATGACATCCCCCTGCGGCTGCACCTGTGCTATTGGCCAAGGGAACAGTGACTGACAGCTTGGGATCAAGGACATGACTGCCACATCACATTCATACCAAACCTTAGAAAACATCAAGAAAGCAAGCCTGAGCTTTGTGGGCAGTCTCAGATGCAATGTATGTGGAAAtatttttccttttctttttgtttctttttgatgCATCAGTGCAAATAATTCTGGATTTTAATGGACTTCTCTCCATTGAAATGTGTGTTTGATCATTGGAGGGTTGAGGCTTGGGGAGAAGAAAGTAAAGCGTTTTCTCTTTGTGTATTTGGTGTGAAGAGTTGAATAATGAATGAAtgataaatggaatgaaatacaGTTTGAATAAAATGGAAGTGATTTCTGTTTGTACTCATTCACGTGCATTCTTTAACCAATAAGAATAGAATGTAGGAATACGTTTCTCAGGGTGCTCTTTGTAGGAAGCCTTGTTGGTACTGCATACACATCTTAAGAAAATCTTCTCAATTGGATAAAGTGAAAAGTTGATTTAACCAGGCATATCCAGGATAAGGTTGTACTGATTGTTTCAAACTAACTTTCTAAAATTTCCGCTTGCTTTTTAAAATTTTCAAGCAGAATTAATTCCTTGTGTTGCCTCGACCTTATGTTTCAGTTAAGCACACAGCACAGTGACATTTCTGTATGTTTATTGACCTGAGTGGTAACAAATACATGGTGAACATTATAAAATCAATAACGCCTTCAAGGTACAGTACAAGTACAACAAATTACAATTCACTGCATAAAAGGTACATAAAAACTTTTCATAAACATTTTCTTTTGAAAACAGAACATTGTATAAATTTACATTCAGGGTAAAGTATACGCATTTCTCATTTTTCCTTCAGGGGACTGCAAAGTATTTTACTGTATTTCTCTTCCACAAAGTCTTGCTTTCAGATAAGATGTTAAAAAATCAGATGAATACATATTAAAAAACCTTTTCATGCactttttcattgtgtttttctTGTAAACAGTGAATAGACATTTGCAACATGCATGATGATGAACCAAGGCCTTGGGATTTCACTCCGATGCTGTGTTGCTAGGCGACAGGTTCCTCTGTTTGAAGTACTGTGTGACCTGTTGCGGCAGCTCAGCCAATACTGATTTGGCTAAAGTTTCCTTCGGAGCCTGTGAGAACAAGACAGAAAAGTAAAAGTCACATTGAACTCTCTAAATATCAGTGCCTCTACAATAAGAATGCATTAGAATCAACTTTCATCCAGTTAATGGTTTAGAAGTAAGATATGGCACTCCATCTCTCCATACTCTGAATGGAACATTTTTCTCATTTTCAGCAGATGGACTGAAGCTAGGATGTGCTCTCTCCTACTGTTGAGGAAGTCACATGGCCTACAGATCACCCACTCCCAAGGCTCTTTACACTCACAAAGTCAATCCATATCAGGATGTGTCATCTCTATTTTGTCCAGCAACAACAACCTGTcgttatacagtggggcaaaaaagtatttagtcagccaccaattgtgcaagttctcccacttaaaaagatgagagaggcctgtaattttcatcataggtacacttcaactatgacagacaaaatgagaaaaaaaattccagagaatcacattgtaggattttttatgaatttatttgcaaattatggtggaaaataagtatttggtcaataacaaaagtttctctcaatactttgttatataccctttgttggcaatgacagaggtcaaacgttttctgtaagtcttcacaaggttttcacactgttgctggtattttggcccattcctccatgcagatctctagagcagtgatgttttggggctgttgctgggcaacacggactttcaactccctccaaagattttctatggggttgagatctggagactggctaggccactccaagaccttgaaatgcttcttacgaagccactccttcgttgcccgggcggtgtgtttgggatcattgtcatgctgaaagacccagccatgtttcatcttcaatgcccttgctgatggaaggaggttttcactcaaagtctaacgatacatggccccattcattctgtcctttacacggatcagtcgtcctggtccctttgcagaaaaacagccccaaagcatgatgtttccacccccatgcttcacagtaggtatggtgttctttggatgcaactcagcattctttgtcctccaaacacgacgagttgagtttttaccaaaaagttctattttggtttcatctgaccatatgacattctcccaatcttcttctggatcatccaaatgctctctagcaaacttcagacgggcctggacatgtactggcttaagcagggggacacgtctggcactgcaggatttgagtccctggcggcgcagtgtgttactgatggtaggctttgttactttggccccagctctctgcaggtcattcactaggtccccccgtgtggttctgggagttttgctcaccgttcttgtgatcattttgaccccacggggtgagatcttgcgtggagccccagatcgagggagattatcagtggtcttgtatgtcttccatttcctaataattgctcccacagttgatttcttcaaacgaagctgcttacctattgcagattcagtcttcccagcctggtgcaggtctacaattttgtttctggtgtcctttgacagctctttggtcttggccatagtggagtttggagtgtgactgtttgaggttgtggacaggtgtcttttatactgataacaagttcaaacaggtgccattaatacaggtaacgagtggaggacagaggagcctcttaaagaagaagttacaggtctgtgagagccagaaatcttgcttgtttgtaggtgaccaaatacttattttccaccataatttgcaaataaattcataaaaaatcctacaatgtgattttctggatttttttttctcattttgtctgtcatagttgaagtgtacctatgatgaaaattacaggcctctctcatctttttaagtgggagaacttgcacaattggtggctgactaaataggTTGACATAACGTTAAACAGTCAACCACAATGTGTTTTAGACTACAGGGGAATAAAAACAAGACACATTTTTAAACCACTTTTGTTTCCCCCTAAGTGTATTAAACATATGAGACACTCACATTTCGGAAGTCCCTGAAGGGAACAAACTGCACGATGTCTCTGACTGCCTCCTCTCCTGTGTAGGAGCGTAACACGCTGCTGTCCCCATCCAGGAACTCCATGGCAGCAAAGTCTGCATTGCCCACTCCAATAATGATGATTGACATGGGGAGTTTGGCTGCCTGAACAATGGCGTGGCGGGTCTCATCCATGTCACTGATCACCCCATCTGTGATGATCAGCAGAGTGAAGTATTGCTGCAGGGGGAGAAAgaatgagaagaagagagagagggggcgggggGGCGGCAGGGGAGAGAGAACGGGGATTAAGCTTTGGGGATGATGTGAAGAAGACTTGAAGGGAATATAATCATGTTGGGACAGAGCAGAAAAGACTGGACAAATTGTTCAAACAGAAATGACGTTTAGCCACAATGTATTCAACTGTTCGGTTTAGACACGTGGATTACTGTGTAGGTATGATGGCTACCACCACACCTCGGAGGTGTCACTGGAATAAGTTAAAATGAATGCAATTAATGTCCAAGCTGTGTCCTCATTGTGAACTTACACAGTGCTCAGTAGACACACATTTCTTTAATTGCTTTTTATGCACATTAACTCCAAACACCCTAGAA
This genomic window contains:
- the LOC120053892 gene encoding PSME3-interacting protein-like isoform X1, which encodes MAVPAAGGVDLSRKFVSETVIEEKRKQIQEEWEKVRKPEDPEEAPEEEYNGRSLFERLQEQKDKKQEEYDEQFKFKNMVKGLDEDESHFLDEVSRQQSLVEKQRRDEEQHELKEYRSALKKLASSESRKEPERRVGPRPAEVKTSHLSQAHLLAGAVKRRSSSQSSDNSKKQKVEESAAWIGGQTEQEAGGDAGEQTSTVKTTGILHLPSAAVCVGILPGLGAYSGSSDSESSSDSEV
- the LOC120053892 gene encoding PSME3-interacting protein-like isoform X2; the protein is MAVPAAGGVDLSRKFVSETVIEEKRKQIQEEWEKVRKPEDPEEAPEEEYNGRSLFERLQEQKDKKQEEYDEQFKFKNMVKGLDEDESHFLDEVSRQQSLVEKQRRDEEQHELKEYRSALKKLASSESRKEPERRVGPRPAEVKTSHLSQAHLLAGAVKRRSSSQSSDNSKKQKVEESAAWIGGQTEQEAGGDAGEQTSTVKTTGILHLPSAAVCVGILPGLGAYSGSSDSESSSDSEA